CAAAATTGGGTTGACATAGAAAATGAGTATTATCAACTATTAAAGGATTCCTTTAAAGATGACAAATGTAAATATAAGATATCTCAACTTAACTACGACTTCAGCGTAATACAAAAACTACTAGAAATATACTTAAAAAAAATCGAACACAACTTCAAAGAAAACTTTGGCAGAGATAGTGCTGACAACTATCTAAAAAAAGCTATTACATACAAAGTATATTCTAATTTCAAATTAAAAGATTTTACTGAAGCATCCATTAACAAAAAGGTTGAGTTTGAATACCAAAAAATCAAAGATGACCTTAAGGCTTTTAATACTGGAAATATAACAATAGAAGATATAAAAGAAGAAAAACGCTCTTTAATTTCTACAATAGGGAAAAGTGACCCAGTCAATACTATAAGAAAAAGATTGCTTTCAGATTCCGCTACTAACTACTTCAACTTACAGCCAACAGAAGTTTTATTCTTGAACTTCAATTACACATTTACAGAAAACTTATATTATAATGTGTCTTGGTTTGACCTTTCTGGAGACTTTAATAGAGATGTAGAAAAAAGTGTAATCCATATCCATGGAACTACCAACGAGCGAGATAATAATGATGTAATTTTCGGCTTTGGTGATGAAATTGATGAAGATTACAAATCAATTGAAAATCTAAATGACAATACTTATCTTGAAAATATCAAATCTATTAAATATTTGGAAACCGACAATTACAAAAAGCTATTAGAATTTTTAAATAGTGGCGATTACCAAATATTCATT
The Flavobacterium flavigenum genome window above contains:
- a CDS encoding AbiH family protein, translated to MNRIILIGNGFDLAHGMRTSYNDFINDYWTNVISDIRTSSESTFENSELKIIRKPPGIYMLSTITKYEELHETLKSRGSTITFKNKFLEKINQKKQIQNWVDIENEYYQLLKDSFKDDKCKYKISQLNYDFSVIQKLLEIYLKKIEHNFKENFGRDSADNYLKKAITYKVYSNFKLKDFTEASINKKVEFEYQKIKDDLKAFNTGNITIEDIKEEKRSLISTIGKSDPVNTIRKRLLSDSATNYFNLQPTEVLFLNFNYTFTENLYYNVSWFDLSGDFNRDVEKSVIHIHGTTNERDNNDVIFGFGDEIDEDYKSIENLNDNTYLENIKSIKYLETDNYKKLLEFLNSGDYQIFIFGHSCGNSDRTLLSTLFEHKNCVSIKPFYYQRETSDNYSEIVRNITRNFSNKAVLRDKVVNKEYCEPLT